Proteins encoded together in one Musa acuminata AAA Group cultivar baxijiao chromosome BXJ3-6, Cavendish_Baxijiao_AAA, whole genome shotgun sequence window:
- the LOC103987589 gene encoding UPF0481 protein At3g47200-like: MSQRYLSRSILFLCFLPHMIISDKACPSVGCKATPNPNDRCLQGTYKGRRSNEMELNEALVMANPWVMQIHDQLNNNETSSEMQRWSKQSIYKVPACIKDLNRKAYKPQVVSFGPFHHGDPDVRPMEEHKLRALVHFLKRAKKQLDEFVAAMKEVVPQLQDAYQGLDEQWKDKERFLQLMILDGCFMLEIMRAATGASSDYAFNDPIFSSHGMLYTVPYIKRDMMMIENQLPLLALDRLVSVETSKPKHEDYINKLVLKFCVPPNERSPTPIVRLGLHPLDLFRKSLLSEPVHRSAASSAEQGSSEIIRSAIELYEAGIRFKKSKNNSLRDISFHHGVLSLPVIVVDDATEYMFLNLMAFERLHFGAGNEVTSYVFFMDNIIDSAKDVSLLHSKGIIQNAVGSDKAVAKLFNSLSKDVVLDPESCLDDVHRKVNKYCRKNINMWRANLIHTYFRSPWATLSLAAAIFLLVLTVLQTIYTIMPYYVNSDALAAPSPQ; encoded by the exons ATGAGCCAAAGATACCTCTCCCGTTCCATACTCTTCCTCTGCTTCCTTCCCCATATGATCATCTCCGACAAAGCCTGCCCATCAGTTGGCTGTAAAGCCACACCAAACCCAAATGATCGGTGCCTGCAAGGCACATATAAAGGCAGGCGATCGAATGAGATGGAGCTCAACGAAGCGCTGGTCATGGCCAACCCCTGGGTGATGCAGATCCATGACCAGCTCAACAACAACGAGACCTCGTCCGAGATGCAGCGGTGGAGCAAGCAATCCATATACAAGGTTCCCGCTTGCATCAAGGACTTGAACCGCAAGGCGTACAAGCCGCAGGTCGTCTCCTTCGGGCCGTTCCACCACGGCGACCCCGACGTGAGGCCGATGGAGGAGCACAAGCTCCGGGCTTTGGTCCACTTCCTGAAGCGAGCCAAGAAGCAGCTCGACGAGTTCGTGGCCGCCATGAAGGAGGTGGTGCCACAACTGCAGGACGCCTATCAGGGCCTCGACGAGCAGTGGAAGGATAAGGAGAGGTTCCTGCAGCTGATGATCCTAGATGGGTGCTTCATGCTCGAGATAATGCGCGCCGCCACCGGCGCCTCCAGCGACTACGCCTTCAACGACCCCATCTTCAGCAGCCACGGGATGCTGTACACCGTGCCCTACATAAAGCGAGACATGATGATGATCGAGAACCAGCTGCCGCTGCTGGCCTTGGACAGGCTAGTCTCCGTCGAGACCAGTAAACCTAAG CACGAGGACTACATAAACAAGCTGGTGCTCAAGTTCTGCGTGCCGCCGAATGAGCGGTCGCCGACACCGATCGTCAGGCTGGGACTGCACCCCTTGGACCTGTTCCGGAAGAGCCTGCTGTCGGAGCCGGTGCACAGGTCGGCGGCCTCGTCGGCGGAGCAGGGCTCGAGCGAGATCATCCGGTCGGCGATCGAGCTGTACGAGGCGGGGATCCGGTTCAAGAAGAGCAAGAACAACAGCCTGCGGGACATCAGCTTCCACCACGGGGTGCTGAGCCTGCCGGTGATCGTGGTGGACGACGCGACGGAGTACATGTTCCTGAACCTGATGGCCTTCGAGCGGCTGCACTTCGGGGCGGGCAACGAGGTCACCTCCTACGTCTTCTTCATGGACAACATCATCGACTCCGCCAAGGACGTCAGCCTGCTGCACTCCAAGGGGATCATCCAGAACGCGGTGGGGAGCGACAAGGCGGTGGCCAAGCTCTTCAACAGCCTCTCCAAGGACGTGGTGCTCGATCCGGAGAGCTGCCTGGACGACGTCCACCGCAAGGTCAACAAGTACTGCCGCAAGAACATCAACATGTGGCGGGCCAACCTCATCCACACCTACTTCCGCAGCCCCTGGGCTACGCTCTCCCTCGCCGCCGCCATCTTCCTCTTGGTCCTCACCGTGCTGCAGACCATCTACACCATCATGCCCTACTACGTGA